ACTCttagaatttaattcaattaccaCATTAGAAATCAGAAAATCTTAATTCTAACTAATAAATACGAGACGCTTAGTTCATTTAAGCTATGTTATATTGTTCCTTAGGAAAGTCTTATGCAACCTAATTCACCACTTGTCtcagattaaattaaataattactgaTTTAATCAATTTGAATAACAATATATATTATTCTAACAATTGCACAATGGGTTCCTATTGCAACAATcaatagaataataataaacactAGTCATATAAATACCAAAAGATAGTAAGGAAACAATAAAATTGATTAAACCTCACAACCAATTGAACTAAAACTTCAATCATCCTTCAATTGAAAAGAGAATTTAGTTGCACATGTTTATGGCTAAAATGCAACAAGTAGAAGTAATCAAAAGTAGAAGATAGAAGATGTTCATAAAATACTATCCTTTAAATACTAATTATAGATTCCTAATTACTAGAAATCCAAAACAAATAGGAAGAGTGCATGTTGATCTCTCTAAAATTCTTCTAATTATGATGTATTTGCTCCCCAGAAAGAGATGAATTCTCATTGGTCAGGTGGGAGATTCTCTTTCAATCACGTATTTTAGAAGTTCTTTCCAAATAGGTCTCTATCACTTTTCCATGGGATTAGTTATGCCCATAACCTACACTAAATGCATATGTTGATCAAAGAGTTCAAATTTTGAGATAGACTCTATTCTCATATGTTAGGTTGTGCCCACGACTCTTTCAACAAAAAGGGAGTTTTGCATGTTGCAATTCTCAGAGTGGTGTGATATGTCCATAGAACACAATCTTTAATCCAATTTTTTTTGCCTTATCCAAGCATTTCTTAAGTCCCTAAGGATTTCTTTCTCCTGTTTGTGATTTCCACCATCCTATTTGATTGAGGATAATATAAAGATGTGAATCTCAAATCAATCTTCCAGTTTGCGCAAAATGTTTTGAACTTTTTACTTGTGAACTACCTGCCATTATCTATGATTAGTACTATAGGTGTTGGCGCACAAATTCTACATAATTGGTTAGGATCTTGTCTTCACATAACACTACTGTAGGATCCAAATATTCTAGTACTAGGTGAAGAGCAGAGGAAAGAATCGCTACCCTGATGAAAGCAGGGACAAACAAAAGGACATGATCGAGCGGCTTAATCCTAGCAGAGGTCCATTATTCTTCTTAATCCATAATCCAATGGTCTAGATTCGGCATAATAGGTATAAGAGAGAGAATATATTAGACACCCTTCTTGCCTAGAATTTACTTGAGAACTAGTATCAGTCTTCTATATTAATTCTTACATCTTGTCTTAGTGTATTTATTAGGAAATCCTTTTCAAACATATGCAATCTATTTATTATACGTAcattaatcacataaagcatcCATTAATCTAAGCATGTCAAGTTTTTACATAGCTTAAGGCAGAGGAGTTACCAAGTTGTGCTAattaatcatgtttttatgctCATTTTATGCCATTGGCCAATTTACGTGAAAGTGGAGGAATCTAATTATGCATGGTTTCTAAGTTCATGTTCAACACATATAGCAAAAGAGGTCTCACTGGgtttctaaacatgcatcttaaTTCTAATTTTATGGTTAACTTGCCCAAAGGTCATTACTACTAAGTTATTTTCATGCCAAAGGGTAAATCACCTCTAAGCATGCATAACCATGTCTCTATCATGCTAAATTTACTTTTAGAAATTACTAAGTGAGTTACCTAATTAATTACATGCATATTAGGTTAAGTACATAAATTAAAGCATACTAAAGAAAAGGATGGAGAAAGCAATTAAACAAAATCAATAAATTCCTAAGCTAAAAGGAGGGATGAGAAAAGAATTAATCTTAATGGCCATAAGAAAAGAGAGagggaaaaattaatttataaacttacaaataaataaagaaaagtaactaaaattaactaattaaatctaaGCTACTATAAGAACTGAGACCATCACCCTTTGTAAAAGGGCCTTTAAAATGCTTAATTGTGCCTTTATATGTATTTAGGGTTTCATCATGGGCTTTTTATATCTACCAAAGAAAGGAATTATACATCAATGGAGGAATGAACTCCGGCCAAGGAAGGAAGAAAGGGGAAGGaaggtcttttttttttttttttcttggagcCTACTTAACATAATTgaagaaagtaaaataaaaataaaaaacccaaaaaggcaagaaaataattctgaaagggaagaaattaattcaaataaggaatgaaaataatttaaataagaaagaaaaatcatttaaacaaggaaataaattttaatatggaaagaaataaatgaaaacatagaatgcaaataaattaattatggtaagataaattaaatatggcATGAGGCAAATtactaaagtaaaaaataaataaaataaagaaaattattgcTATTAACCCATTAATTCAAATTTGGAAGAAAaggaaattaaattcaaaatacaaATAAGAAGCAAAATAATTTCCCAATCATACAAGACATATTTAACTAACTTTAATCACTAAAGGAAAACCTCAGCTTCCATCTACACCtaatttaatacttaaatacattttaataacataaaattaaagataaaaatgcttagcctggtggaaagtgcatcctgataGACCtgagaggtctaaggttcgactcctccaaccccctatttcaaaaaaaataaaaaaattcataaaaaaaattcaaaaacacaaaagaaaaagaaaaaaaccataaaaattttattttttgagttatttttattacaataggTATATCAGAATGCAGGTTAGAATTTGTGcacttattttatatttttattggtaATATGACACTATTTTAgagacaaaaatataaaaaaaactcaaagCATAAAATTTACAGTATATTTTACTTTACACTTAAGAATCACCTAATTTTAGTGATTAAAAGACTAATTATAGGTCCTTAAACTTTTAAGTACTGCACTTAACTTTCCCAACACTGTTATTCTCTAAATCAATTTTTAGGCCTCCTTTATATTCTTCAATGGTTGTATGTACATGAttgttttacttatttttaaattgcTTTTTATCCCTTTTCTAAAACTAATTATAGGTGCTTTTGATTGTTATGGTTGTTGCTAGTGATTAATGGAAATGCTTACCAAGCTGTGATATTTGAGAATATCGAGATGCTTATTGATTATTAATTACGATATTtataaatcgaaccgaactaatTGATATTGTTCAGTTTAGTTTGGCTCAGTTCGATTAGTCTTTAATAGTCAATTTGGTTtgatctttatttttaattgattcgattttttaaatttgattcagTTCAGAACCTAACTACCTGAATGGTCTTCCCTAATGAAAGATAATAAAGTTACATGCACTTACTTTGATCCATTGATTATTTCAATGTAAATTAAATATGCAATGAAGAGAATTTCAGTCGATACTGGGAGTTCAATTAACTTGATAACCCTAGATGTATATGAGAAGTTGGATTTGTAGAAGGAAGATCTCACTAAAGTCCCCTATCTTTTTTATGGGATTAGGAGAAAAGTTTTTTCTTGTAATAGACAACACAAATCACTTCATTCTAATCAAGGGTGGAAAGTACAAAAGAAATTTATGTTGAATTTGCAATTATTAACATTCTTCtttcatataatataatattaggaCGTCTCATTCTTAATAATTATAAGATAGCCATTAATATAGAGTTTTTGTACCTAATGCCACCTGCTGTTAGAGGGATTGCAAGTGTAAAGAGTAATAAAAAATTCACTCAAGACAATTAACTAATGTTGTCGCTCAAATGTCTCTCCTAATTGATCTCCTAGAGAAATCGAAAGAAATTCTTTCTCCAAAACTGCTTGATGATGTTaaagtaatcaaattgagaGAAGGCAAAAATATCATGTTCAGTTTAGCAATAGAGGAGACAATAAAGAAGTTGTAAAAGTTGAAAAAACAAATGTTAACTTTACTTGGAAGCCGAAGTATGTGAAAGGGCTTGATCTAACAACAATGATGAACGAGCTAAATATTGATCTCGATGTCAGACTAGTAAATAAAAGAAGCAAAAATGTGCTccaagaaataaaaaatgattGTAGAGAAGACTTAAAAGCTAAAAGATGTTGGGTTTATAAAAGAAGTTCAATATCTCAcatgaattcaaatatttaaatagaaCATCGAATTCAAGACTTAAATAAAGCATGCCTAAAAGTATTATTCTTTCCATTAACTGATCATTTGGTAGAAGCAAGAGCATGCAATATATTATTAAGTGGATGATTACCACCAAATAATTATGGAAtaaaaagatttgaaaaaatGGTTTTTATAACTTGTGCTCTTCTACATGTTATGGCATTCAATTTAAAACACGTTAAAGCAACATACTAGAGATTTGTTCATGGCATGTTTGACACTACTCTAGCTCTCTGTCAAATAAGAGAATACTAGTTGGTTTGGTGTGCGCAAAAGCCTTTTATATTTAagtcaataataaatttaaccTACAATAATGTAAATATGAGAGACTATCTGTTCACAGGCATTGGATATACATATATTAGGATAAGAAATGTAATCTAAGTAGAATGAACTTCTATTGAAGACTATAGTTTCATTAGATCCAGGATTCTATTATGACCGAAACATTCGAAACTTTATCTAAAACAGAGTAGTGGAAACTCATGGGATATGGTTGAGACCATCTCCAACCCTATGCACCATTTTTTGCACTATTTTGGTGCACCAAAATAGTGCAATATTATCTCCAACCTTCTCCactatttttaacaaaaaaaaatattctatttatattcttctctctttaatattatattatttattttactttaattttatttatatatttcactcaaaaaattcatataattttatatattcactctaaatatttatatattttatattttcatccaATATTCAAATGTATATGGTCAATATCTCAATGATATTGTTGGATCTGGATTTGACCTTTcagaatattaaatatttaatataccatgaataattgtattttgaattaatatatattattcaattataatatatatttcactttagttattctatataatatattataaataaataaatttatttatattattctatataatatattataaataaattaatttattataaatattatttataattgtgaatatattaatttaaattaaatttcaataattataaaaatataaaataaattaaaaatataataaattatgatagtgaaaaaaaataaatttaattgaaaatatatataaattttgaattatattataaattaaaaaaatagaaaaagatataaattttaaattatattataaattaaaaaaaaaaaatggcgcTGCTACAGACACTGTAGCGCAGCGCCAAAATCCCGTGGATTTTGACGCTGCATTGGAGGGCCATCTCCAACACCAAATTCTGGCAGATGGCCTTTGGCGCTGTATTGGAGGGCCATCTCCAACGCCAAATTCTTGGAGATGGCCTGAAAACAACTTTCGAGTTCCGTTTTTCAAGCAGTTTTGCTAATACAGCTAAAGATTGACGTTAAGGGATAACGCCTTAGTTATtgttaagtatttaaaatatatatatatatatatatatatatatatatatatatatatatatatatatataatatttaaaaaaattaaaaagaatatacACATGTACATGTTCTTAAATCCTCTCTTTCTTCCTACGATCATTTGTTAGggtgaaataattttaaatcaaattttatatGTGAACAACAATAACTCCAAATCTAATAAACTAACGCTTCTTATTTATTATTGGGTCAAAATATAATTGGGCAACCCTTTTAGACACATTTTAAAGTTTAACTATAGGGCAAGAAGGGttgtatctttttatttttgtttctaattttaaaattttcattattctaAATGTAAAAGGCTAGATTTAGaaaaattttagtttgttttttttttttaccattttcagaaaaaaagagtaattttatgtaaataaaattctaaaatttctaATAGGTCTAAAATAATAGTATACATAAGAAAcatgaatttattaaaatttaaggtacacttaaaatattgattttgcaagaaaaaaattaaataatttcttataaaatatgTATACTAATCAAGGTTGACTTAGTAATACCATAAGGTTAAAAATTAGAACCCAATCTAAACATAATTATCtagaaagttaaaaataaataaaaactgggTCGCCATAGGCCTTAGCCAACCAAATGTGATGAGCCTACTTAGCTTCCATCTCCAACAAGACAGGGACATGACTTTAAGCAAAGATGAAAAGACTTTAAGCAAATTGCATAACAGTGTTTTTGTGGCGCACCCAATACAAATCCAAAAGATGAGTAATACCAGCAAGTCAACAAAAACCAAGCCTtcatgtaaaagaaaaaaaaaatcagatgaGTATTATTTACATGAATCGTCTTGAAAACAAAAGACTATTCCAGCTTTTCTTACACTGATCAAATCCTCCACCATAAGTAAGCTCACAAGCAGACAAAATGAAGACATGAACAACTGCCCATATGCCATTTACATAACCGACTTAaatgtggaaaaaaaaaatgcatctGTAGACAGTATTTCAGTTTGCAAATTGCAGAAAATCTATACTAGGAGACCCACCAACTGACTTCTTCCTTCAGGCAATAACAATATCTTTGGCAAAGTAATATGACTAGCAGCCAGCATTGTGCAAATTTAGGGGCATTACATCGTTGCAGTAATTTGACATAAGCTTCAGAAGTAATGGACATCACGAATTGTATAGGGCAAGCATCCACCtatgttctttttctttttctttttgtttcttcctgttcctcttctttttttttcatttcttttataattttatatgtttgCAGGACTAAAGCACAAGGACAATACGCAAATGCACTGAAAAGAGCACCAACTcttcaaaaagtaaaaataagttGCAGCCAAATCTGTGGCAACCACTGAACAACGGATTCAAAAGAACAAAAAACTTTTGGGTGTAAATCTTGCTTCCCAAATTTAATTCAAACAGCAAAGGAATTGACCATGATTGAAATTTCGGCAAAACTACTAATGGATAGGAGGTTCAATTATCATTTCCTGCACCATGAGATATCAGAACTAAATCATTACCAAACAAGCTAATGAAAGATCTTATCCAATCACCTGATCaatgaattaattttatgaGGCAAACCTTATCGCAAACAGGACAGGTATCACTTCTTTCCATCCATTCAAGAATGCATGCAAGGTGAAAGTGGTGCTCACATTTTGTGGTAATTTTTGGATTCTCTGCATCGTACTCTGCAGAGAAGATAAAAGAACTCAAATTTTATACCATTATTGGtgtggaaaaagaaagaaaaaaatatagcaGGTAAAATAACTTTATTAGAAGTAATATGCATTACCACGAGCAGCCGAAAGAATATAGTAATATAATTACCTTCCAGACAGGTGGGACAAACATCCTCCTCCTCTGTTCCTGAAATAAGAGGTTCAATTGACTTTGGGAGATCAAGTTCTAGCTCCTTTGCTGAATCAAGCTCTAAATCAATTTGTGCTTTACAGTCCAGCTCCTTATCTTCACACTTGGCTGAAATTTCTCGAGTATTTATGCCAGTAGTTGCTTGAACAGAATCAGAATTTGTTGTTTGCACTGCTCCATCATCTTTATCATTGGAAGTTGCTTGAGCCCCTCGTGGAGTTTCAGCATGTCCTAGGACCATATCAAATGGGATAGGTGGAGGAGGTGGCCTGTAAGCATCAGGGACTGAAGTGTCAAGGTTTGTATCAACCAAGAGTCCAGTGGAGAGGACAGACACGGCACCATGACGAGATGATACCGGAAGATGCTCTTCTGATGCTCTGGGGTACTGCAGAAAGAGTGAGAGTTTAAAAAGCAAAGAATACAACAAATAGCAAATTCCATTCCTCTACCTACTGAATCTGAGAGGTAGAAGCTAAGCAACTGAATCCATCATATCCAGAATATCAAACAATAAATTAATGCTGAATCTATACTTACACCCCCATACTAATTGAGATTAATCTATTGAATACCTGAACTAAAATTGTAATCTATTCAATTCttgaactcataaaaatcataacaattaaatataaattagtcatattattaataatttattggaAAGAACTAAAAATTGACTACAGATATTACTAACTGTACTCTAAATTTTGTAAACTGTgctatgaatttttataaaataaaaaaattagatgggtatgattttatcattttttgaaaattcaatGTCCAATcagcaaaattttaaatacagcAATAAATCAAACTATTTATGACTTCTTTTTATAAATCATCGATAATATgatcaatttatatttaattgttataatttttataaattcaggTGTCAATAGGTTACATTTTTAGTTCAAATGTCTAATGGGTTAATATGAAATAGAACAGAGGTGTAAGTGTATATTTAGCCATAAATTAACCACAAAAGTTCATGACGCAAAAAGGGTGCAACTGAAtattatggatttttttttttttggagtgGTTGCGAATCTTCTAGATAGAACTGAATTAACCAAAGTCTTTTAGTCTAATAAGATAAAACAGACGCCTGTGTATACTCATCACACCAGAAACACATAATAATTAGTACACCAAATGCTTCAGAGTTGCTATCTAGCCaacaaataaataagtaaataagtAAATAACACACACCCACACACAATAACAC
The Manihot esculenta cultivar AM560-2 chromosome 1, M.esculenta_v8, whole genome shotgun sequence genome window above contains:
- the LOC110601638 gene encoding probable E3 ubiquitin-protein ligase RHB1A; protein product: MGGCCCCCSSNGAELNTAPAYYYYPRASEEHLPVSSRHGAVSVLSTGLLVDTNLDTSVPDAYRPPPPPIPFDMVLGHAETPRGAQATSNDKDDGAVQTTNSDSVQATTGINTREISAKCEDKELDCKAQIDLELDSAKELELDLPKSIEPLISGTEEEDVCPTCLEEYDAENPKITTKCEHHFHLACILEWMERSDTCPVCDKEMIIEPPIH